From a single Sander vitreus isolate 19-12246 chromosome 2, sanVit1, whole genome shotgun sequence genomic region:
- the ndufs8a gene encoding NADH:ubiquinone oxidoreductase core subunit S8a, giving the protein MMAATLRLLYSVSKPGTIVASQNLVRSFSVSAQREGFKYVNAQEIPTDMKSITDRAAQTLLWTELFRGLGMTMSYLFREPATINYPFEKGPLSPRFRGEHALRRYPSGEERCIACKLCEAICPAQAITIEAETRADGSRRTTRYDIDMTKCIYCGFCQEACPVDAIVEGPNFEFSTETHEELLYNKEKLLNNGDKWEAEIAANIQADYLYR; this is encoded by the exons ATGATGGCTGCAACATTGCGTTTGCTGTACTCCGTGTCAAAGCCAG GCACTATTGTGGCCAGCCAGAATCTAGTGAGGTCCTTCAGTGTGTCCGCACAAAGGGAAGGATTCA aatATGTGAATGCCCAAGAGATCCCCACAGATATGAAGTCCATCACAGACCGAGCTGCTCAGACGCTGCTCTGGACAGAGCTCTTCAGAG GTCTGGGCATGACAATGAGCTACCTGTTCAGAGAGCCCGCCACCATCAACTACCCATTTGAGAAGGGGCCGCTGTCGCCTCGCTTCAGAGGAGAACATGCACTACGCAG GTATCCTTCAGGAGAGGAGCGCTGCATCGCTTGCAAGCTGTGTGAAGCTATCTGCCCTgcgcag GCCATCACCATCGAAGCAGAGACCCGTGCTGACGGCAGCAGGAGGACGACTCGCTACGACATCGACATGACCAAATGCATCTACTGCGGCTTTTGTCAGGAGGCTTGTCCTGTGGACGCCATTGTAGAG GGTCCTAACTTTGAGTTTTCCACTGAAACCCATGAAGAACTGCTCTACAACAAGGAGAAGCTCCTCAACAATGGAGACAAGTGGGAGGCAGAGATAGCTGCCAACATACAAGCTGATTACCTCTAccgatag